The Methanotorris formicicus Mc-S-70 region TTTATTGTAAATAATCCAGGAGAGGGAACTCAGGCAAAGAGAAGAGCCTATGCAACAATAATAAGCCATTTAATCCCCCCAATGACAACATCTGATTTGTATGGGGATTTGGTGGAGTTGGAGAAGAATATTGATGAATACTATGAAACTGAAAATAAAGAAAAGAAGGAATTTTTAAAGAAGGAGATTTTGGATAAAATTAAGGAATTAAAGTTGGATGAGGATTTAATGGATGGGGAAGTTATAGATGAGGAAATAAATGAAGAAAACTTTGAAAAACTATTGAATAGGATTCACGATTATTTGGAGGAGTTAAAAAATAGGCAGATAAATGAAGGATTGCATATAATGGGAATTCCTCTAAAAGGGGAGAAATTGGTTAATATGCTCTTTATGATTATTAGATATCAATTCAATTATTTGGAGAAATTAGCGGAGGTCTTAGGTTATAATTGGGATAAATTAAATGAAAATAAAGGAAAGAACCACAAAATTATCGATAAGATAAATGAAATTGGAATAAATTTACTAAAGGAATATATGGAATATAATTTTGATGAAAACAAAATTGATGAACTAAAAACCATAAAACTTAACTCTGAACTAAAAGAAATCTTAAAAACCGTTTCAAAAATCTATAGGAATTTAATGAGGGTAAATGAAGAGATTGAAAATGCAGTAAATGCCTTAGAAGGAAAATATGTCCCACCAAAAATAGCGGGGGCACCAACAAAGGATATAAACTGCCTCCCTACGGGAAGAAACTTCTATTCATGCAACCCCCAAGAGATACCAACAAAAAGTGCCTATGAGATGGGAAAGAGATTATCTGATGATTTGATTAATAAGTATTTGGAGGAAGAAGGCAAATATCCCGAGTATTTAGGAATTATCGTTTGGGGTTCTCCTACAATGAGGACAAAGGGAGATGACATTGGAGAGATTTTGTATTTACTCGGAGTTAAGCCAGTTTGGAATAAGATGGGGAGGGTTGTTGGTATAGAGGTTATTCCATTGGAAGAATTAGGAAGGCCGAGAATTGATGTAACTTTAAGGATTAGTGGTTTATTTAGAGATACTTTTCCACAGGTTGTTGATTTAATCGATGAGGCAATAAGGACTGTTGCAAATTTGGATGAACCTGATGAGATGAATTATGTAAAAAAGCACTACAAGCAGGAAGTTGAGGAAAAATTAAAGAAGGGGATTGATGAGAAAATAGCAAGGGAGACAAGTTTATATAGAATATTCGGATGCAAGCCAGGATGTTATGGGGCTGGAGTTGCTGATTTATTAACTGAGAAGAATTGGGAATCGTTGGAGGATTTAGCAAAGGTTTATGTTGAATGGGGGGGCTATGTTTATGGGAAGGACATTTATGGTATTGAGGCAAAGGAAGAATTTATTAAAAGGCTTTCAAAGATTGAACTAACTGTTAAAAATGAAGATAGCCAAGAATGGGATATTTTTGAGGGGGATGACTTCAACAGTTATCACGGCGGGATGATTGCATCTGTAACTTACTACTCTGGTAAGCAACCAAAAAGTTATATTGGAGACACTTCAAACCCAAATAAGATAAAAACAAAACATTTGAAAGAAGAAGGAAAGCAAATATTTAGAACAAAAATAATGAATCCAAAGTGGATTGAAGGGATGAAGAAGCATGGATACAAAGGGGCAAGTGATTTCTCAAAGTATGTTGACCACATGTTCCAATGGGATGCAACATCAAACATAATAGACGATTGGATGTATGAGAAAATTGCTGAGAAGTATGTTTTTGATAAAGAGATGGAGGAGTTTTTTAAAGAAAATAACCCTTATGCCTTATTAAATATAACTGAAAGGTTATTAGAAGCAATAGAAAGAGGAATGTGGAAGACAGATGAAGAAACAAAGGAAAAATTAAGAAAGAAATACTTAGAAATCGAAGGAATGATAGAAGAGAAACTCTAAATTATCTAAGAAGCATAGCCCTCCTTCCAAATAATAAAATTCCACAAATACTGAAAATCTTGAATTGATTTAAATATGAAAATGGAAGGTATTTTTAAGGATTTTACACGGTAGATTACAAAAAATTTCCATAGGTTAATTAAAAACTTCAACTCATTACCAAACAATATTCAATAACTTCCCATCATAAACCATCACTGCATCTCCAATCATATAAACTCCATCTTCTTTAATCTCAATTTCTAAATCACCACCATCTAAATGAGCCAAAACCTTGCTTTTTGTTTTTCCAAGTTTATTCGCTATAATAACTGAACTTGTTGTTCCAGTTCCACATGCTGTTGTATATCCCGCTCCCCTTTCCCAAGTGAGTATTTTTATTTCATCGTCATTCAAAACTTCAACAAAATGCACATTTATTCTCTCTGGGAAAACTTTGTGGTATTCAATTTCTTTTCCAATAACATCCAAATGCTTTCTTGCGAAATCTAAATCAATGCCGTTATCTTCAACAAAAATCACTGCATGTGGATTTCCCACATTCACAACACTCAATTTTACCTTTTTTAGGTATGGGTTGTTGAGTTCAATCTCCCCATTTATAAACCCATCATCTTCATCATATCCATCAATTTTCATTGGAATGTCTTTTAATTTGAATTTTGGAGTTCCCATATAGACCTTTATTTTCTTAACTTCATCATTTTCAATCTCCATTTCGGATATCCTTAAACCGCCTTTGGTCTCAACCCTTAAAGGATTTTTCTTTAAAACTCTCTCATATACATACTTTGAGAAACACCTAATCCCATTTCCACACATCTCTGCCTCAGAGCCATCACTGTTAAAGATTCTAAACCTCACATCAAACTCATCACTTGTTGCCTTTTGGATAAAGATGACTCCATCAGCCCCAACTGAAAACCCTCTTCTACAAATTTTTTTGGAAAATTCTTCTTTATCTTCTTCTTTTACAACTTCCCCATCAAACTCATTTATAACAATATAATCATTTCCCAAGGCGTGCATTTTTGTAAATTCCATGTTATCCACCCATATTTATTTGAATATTCAAATTTTACATTAACCATAAAAATACAAAAAATAAAAATAAAAGTAAATCATAACTAAAAGATATAAAAATAATCTTATGCCTTTTTGTTTATCTTCGATTCATCTATTACAACAACATCCTTTATAGCATTTACAATCTTAAATGGGATTAATGTGTAGTTCTCATCACTTGGGGGGATTGGACTTTGTGGTGAAGGTTCAACATTCAATGAAACAACCTTACCAGTTTCTTCATCAATGATTATGTCCTCAACTGTTCCAATAATACTTCCTAAATTTCCAACAATAGATCTTCCAAATAATGCTCTAACTGGTATCTTCATAATTTCCACCTTAGTTGTGTTTACATTGTATTCTAAGGACATATCTCCCTATATTTACTTAATTGTTTTAATAATTTTTCAGCAAGTATTTTATCCTCCCAAGTATTTACGTTTATTAATACTTCATCAACCACCATAACTTCCTCTATCTGCTCCCCATATTTTGGACTTATGATATTAATTCCTGCTGGAATATACCCATCCAACTCCATTGTAGGATTTCCAAGATAGTTGTCTTTTTTTACCATTACACATAAAGCCTCTACTTTATTATTAATACCCCTAATGTTTAGGTAGTAATTTATAATATTATTAATAGTTTTCGGTTTAATTGTAGGAATATCGGATGAAACAACCAAAAAAGGTGATGAAAAATATTTTATTGCCTCATTTAAATCCTCAACATATCCATTTCCAGAAGTTTTTATTAAAACTATATCTCTATATTTTTCTTTTAGATATTGTTCTGTTTTTGGTGTGTTTTTGGATACTGCAACAAATATTTTTTCAATATTGGATTGTGTAAGTGTCTCAATAATATAATCTATCATAAACTTACCATTTATCTCCACCAATGGCTTCTCTACATATCCCATACGAGTTCCTTTTCCTCCTGCCATTACCAATACATCCATATTTTCACTAACGTTGATGTTTTGAGTAATCCATACTGTTACTTAAGATTCCTTATTATTGTTTTAAATGATTTAATATATTTTTTCCCTGAATTCAAATCAAAAATTATAAAAATTATAAAAATGCTATAAAAGAGTGTTGTCTAAGAGGAATAAAATTTTTTAGGTGGAAGGATGTTGAGTGTAAACTTAAAATCTTTTGAAATTGTTAAAAGGATGATGGAAAATGCAGAAGAATTAAATATTGAAGTTAAGAAATTGGAAAATGGATCTACTGTTTTAGATTGTGGGGTTAACGTACCTGGAAGTTGGGAGGCAGGAAAGTTATTTACAAAAATCTGTTTGGGTGGATTAGCCCACGTAGGTATTTCATTAAGTCCATGTAGTTGTGGTGGCTTTAACTTACCTCAAGTTAAGATAAAAACATCCCACCCAGCAATTGCTACATTAGGTGCTCAAAAAGCAGGATGGGCTATTAAAGTTGGAAAATACTTTGCAATGGGTTCAGGTCCTGCAAGAGCATTGGCAAAAAAACCAAAAGAAACATACGAAGAGATAGGATATGAGGATAATGCAGGTGTTGCTGTTCTCTGTTTAGAAGCAAGTGCATTACCAAATGAAGAAGTTGCTGAACATGTTGCTAATCAATGTAATTTAGAGCCATCAAACGTCTATTTATTAGTTGCTCCAACAAGTTCATTAGTTGGTTCAATACAAATTAGTGGTAGGGTTGTTGAAAATGGAACCTACAAGATGTTGGAGGTTTTAGATTTCGATGTCAAAAAAGTTAAATATGCTGCTGGAATTGCCCCAGTTGCCCCAATTATTGGAGATGACTTTGCAATGATGGGAGCAACAAACGACATGGTTTTATATGGAGGAAGAACATTCTACTACATTGAGAGCGATGAAAACGATGATATAGAGGCTTTATGCAAATCATTACCATCCTGCACATCAAATGATTATGGAAAGCCATTCATGGAAGTATTTAAGGCAGCAAACTATGACTTCTATAAGATAGATAAAGGAATGTTTGCTCCTGCTGTAGTAACCATTAACGATATGAGAACAGGAAAGGTCTACACCTATGGAGAGATAAATGTAGAGGTTCTTAAAAAATCATTAAAAATAACAGAATTGAAAAAAGAATAATTTTTTAGTTCTATCTTAATTTTTTTTCTTTTATTTATTTTTAATTACTTTTTATTTTGAAATTTAGATTAATCTTCCACAATTTCCAGAACAAAATTTATTTTCGCATTTGTATTTGTTTAGTGCCTTTTTTATGCTTTCAATTGCAATATATCCCGCCTCATGTAGGATGGTATCCTCCAACTCCTTATCATACTCCATACTTCCTAAGCATGGGTAGTTGTGATGGGCATTGGCAATCTCCTCTTTTAAACCTTTAATTTCTTTGTTTTTTATTCTCTTTGCAATATAGTAGGTTTCTCCACAAGGGGCAGAGATTTTAACTTTAACATCTTTAATAGTGTGCCCTTCAACCTCTATCTCCAATTCTGGCTTTCCTATTCTGAAGTAATCGATAAATTTGTTGATGGTTTCATTTCCCTCTTTTTTCTCCAATGAGCAGAATGGTTTTGGATTTTCAAATTCTATATTATATTCTTTGCAAATTCTCTTTAAATCTCTCCTCAGTGCAGGAGATAAATCATGTGGAGTTTCAGAAGGAACTATTAAACCTTTATAATTTTTTTCTTTTAATAACAATGGGAGTTCATACAATAAATCCTCATGCAGTTGAGCAATGCAAACATCTCCCTCTGGAAGTTCTGGGAGGTATTCGTAAGGGTCATCTATGAATTCCTCCTTAGCCTCCTTTACAACAACATTTTTTACATCGTCCTTAAAACTCCAATCTCCTCTGCAGTTATAGCAATCCTCGCAAATCTTACAAAAATCCGATTCATTTAACAAATTTTTATAGAATTTTTCCATCCTATTATTTCCTTCGTGATAGATAAATACTGCTTTCATAATATTCACCTGCAATAATTAATTAAATAAATTGGACTAATATCTTTTAAGGAATTTGCAAGTTCTCTAACCTTCTCTTCATCTCATCTCTAACTTTTCTATAAACTTCAATATCTTTTCCTTTTGGGTCTTCAATATTCCAACTTATATGTTTTTTTGCTGGAACGAAAGGGCAAGAGTTTAAACATCCCATTGTAACAACTACATCAAACTCCTTAACTTTTTAACAACCTCATCTATTGTTTGGGGCTTTTCTTTTGCCTCTAAATTCTTTTCCCTTAAAACCTCAACAACTTTCTCATCAATGCCATCTGTTTTCTCAACTCCCGCACTGAAGGCATTTAAACCAAATTTCTTTGCAAACGCCTCTGCCATTACACTTCTTCTTTTATTGTGGATACAAACAAATAAAACCTTCATATTCTCCCTTATAACCTATAGAATTCCTTTGCGTTCTTATAAACTGAATCAATTATTTTCTCTTCTTCAACACCAATTTTTTTCATATATAACTTAGTTCTTGGTAATGCATAGATATCTGCCTTCAAACTCCCCAAATCACTGCTTAAAATAAATTTTTTGTTATAATTTTTTATTATCTCTGCCGCTTCTTCATGGCTTATTTTCATTGATGGTTGGACAGTTAAACCAACGTAAACATCCCTATCAATTAAATCTACCGTCTCTTTGTTTATGTGGTCAATCATAACTAAATTATCTTTTATTTTAACCTCATCTAAAATTTTTAGGATTTCAATTAATGCCTCTTTTTTGTTTTTCTCTGGTGTATGGACTATTATCGGCATGTTGTAATCTTTAGCTAAAATCAATTGCTCTCTTAAAAGTTTTTTCTCATCCTCATTTAAGTAGTGCAATCCTGTCTCCCCAATAGCAACGACATTCTCATTTTCTAAAAATTCAGGAAGTTTTTTTATTAAAACCTCCCAATTCTTTGGATAACCCATAGGATGAACTCCCAATGCAACTTTAACCTCTACACCAGCCATTTTTCCTCTTTTTACTTCTAAATTAATCAATCTATCCCAATGGTCTAAATAAACTTCTGGAACGCTCATTTTGTATGGGTCATGAGAGCAGGTTATGATTGTTTCAATCCCACTCAATGCCATTTTTTCTAAATCTTCAAAACTCCTAACATCTAAATGGGTGTGGGCATCAATCATCATAATCTCACCTCAAAGTTTTTAATCAATAAAATAATAAAAAATAGTTTTGATTTTATTTTAAGTAGAAATAGAATTTTTCATCACTTGTAAGGCAGTGTATTGTTGTCTGTCTAATTCCAAAGGTCATTCCACTCTCTTTTATAAGTTTTTTCTCCAATTCAATAGTTTCTCTTAATATTTCTTTTATATCCCCACTCAATTCAACATTTATTTTTGGTTTTTCCCCAATATACATTAGGTATTTTTCATATAACGCTTCAACATCCTTCATTTGACTAACAGCAATATCATCATATAATTTATTTTTATATTCCTCGATTGATTTAAACTTACATATTAGTAAGAGTTTTATTTTATTATAGATGATTTTTTCCATTAATTCTTTTACTTCCATATTTTCACCATAAACTAAAAATTAAACCAAATAATATTTTAATTTAGATTTGTGATATAATTAATATGAAAAAATATTAAAATGTAATTACTTCATCGTACTCATTCAATTTTTAGTTTATTCGCACTTTATAGCCTCTTCAGGAGCATTTAATTTCTTTGGATGTGGAGCTTTTACTACAAAGAACTCCAATATATCAGAATTTAAGTTTTGAATGAGCATCTTTACATTAAATGGGACATATACAATAGTTCCTTCTTTGTAGTTGTGTGGTTCTTGGTCTTCTAAGGTTAAAGTCATCTCTCCTTTGATAATTATCAAATGTACGTAAGAGTTTGAATAGTGTTTAGGCATTTGCTCTCCTTTTGGCAATATAATATGGTTGATTTGAACATGCTCGGTATTGACAATTTTTTCAACAACCTTTGTTATAGCATCTTTTTTAAATTCATAAACTTTTTCTATCATTTATATCACCTCAAAATTCTTAAAAAATTGGTTATAAAGTATTAAGAGAAAGATTTAATAGATGTAGGAAATTTATCCAACTAATTTTTTGATATCTTCATCAACTGTTGAGATTGTTGAGATTCCAAACTTCTCAACCAATACTTTCACCACATTTGGTGATAGGAATGCTGGTATTGTTGGACCTAATGCTATATTCTTAACTCCTAAGTAGAGCAATGCTAATAAGACAGTAACTGCCTTTTGCTCATACCATGCAATGTTGTAAGCGATTGGGAGTTCATTTATGTCCTCTAACCCAAGAACTTCTTTTAACTTCAATGCAACTACTGCTAATGAATAACTATCATTACACTGCCCAGCATCTAATACTCTTGGAATTCCATCAATGTCTCCTAAATCTAATTTAATGAATCTGTATTTTGCACATCCACATGTCAATATAACTGTGTCTTTTGGTAATTTCTTAGCAAATTCAGTGTAGTATTCTCTTGTCTTGTGTCTTCCATCACATCCAGCCATTACAACGAATTTTCTTATCTTTCCGCTTTTAACGGCTTCAACTATCTTATCTGCCAATGCTAAAACTTGATTATGAGCGAATCCTCCAACGATTTTTCCTTCTTCAAGTGGTGTTGGTGGTTTACACTTTTTAGCGTGTTCAATAACTTCTGAGAAGTCCTTAGTTCCATCTTCTCTTACAGGAATTCTCTTCAATCCAGGATAGCCAACTTCATTTGTTACATAAACTCTATCTTTGTATGAGTCTTTTGGTGGAACTAAACAATTTGTTGTCATAACTATTGGACCGTTGAATTTCTCAAACTCCTCTTTTTGGAATGGCCATGAACCTCCATAGTTTCCTACAAAGTGTTCATATTTCTTAAAGAATGGATAATAATGGGCAGGTAACATCTCAGAGTGTGTATAAACATCAACTCCTGCATCTTTACTTTGCTCTAATAACTGCTCTAAGTCCTTTAAGTCATGACCACTAATCAATAATTCCTGGTCTGTCTCTAACTCCTAAGTTAACTTCAGTTATTTCTGGATGTCCATAAGTTTCAGTGTTTGCTTTGTCTAATAATGCTAATGTTTCTACTGCATATTTTCCTGTTTCCATTGCTAAGTTAAAGAGTTCATCAGCATCTTTACTATCAACAAGTTTTGTCATTGCTCTAACTATAAACTTATGGATTTCTTCATTGTTATAGCCGAGATGCATTGCATGGCTTAAATAGGCACCAATTCCCTTAATCCCATAAGTTATAAGTTCTTTTAAAGACCTTATATCTTCATTATCCTCTGCTAATACACTAACTTCTTTTGCTTTTGATAATTCTATTATGTCATTATCATTTTCATAATTCCATGTTGCACAGTGAGGAAGTTCTTCTTTATTTAAATTGGTTTTTTCAATAACTTTTTCCCTCAAAGTGACTCCTTTCTTTATCCAATCTATTACATCTTTATCGTCAAAATTGACATTTGTGATTGTTACAAATAATGCCTTTGGTATGTATTCCATAACTTCATCATCTAAGTAGTTACCCTTATTACATGCATAGCATAAACCTTTTATAGTATAAACCAATAAATCTTGAAGGTTTGCTACATTATCTTTCTTCCCACAAACCCCCACTACTGTACATCCTTCATTTCTTGCAGCCTCTTGGCATTGGAAACAGAACATATTTGTTGGTCTTGGAGTGTATTCCATATTTTCACCTATTAAATTTTTTAATTGTAAGCCAATCCTTTACGAGAGCATTTTAGATTGCACTTTACAATTAATTTTTTCTTTTTCTATCATATAAATAGGTTTTTGACCATCTTTTTTTAGAAATTTGGACAATTAGTATTTACAGCCATGGAGATGTTAGATATAATTATTATGAATAATTTTAGTTTTAGTATTACTCTAACACTTTTCCATCAATTGAAATAACATGCTTTTTTATTTCACAATCAATCCCCTCAAGTGCCTTTTTTACTAAGTTATACATGCTATGACAGCAAGGAACGCTCATTATTACAACATCAACCTTTTTTATGTTGTTTAATTTAACAATTGCTCTTATTTTCTCCATATATCCAGAAGTGTCATCCAATTTGGGACATCCAATAGCCAAAACCTTTTCTTTTAAGAATTTTTTGTGGAAATTAGCATAGGCGAATGGAACACAGTCCGCTGCAATAATAAGTTCGGCATTTTTGAAGTATGGGGCAGTTGGATTCAATAGATGAAGTTGTATAGGCCAATTCATTAACTCTGAACTTATTTCTACATCATTATCTTCTTCTGATTTTTCCCTTTTCAATGTCATTGCCATTGAACCAGGACATTTATGTCCTGAATGTTGGTGTTCATCAACTTCAATTTCTTCTTTTGTTATTTTTATTGCATCTACTGGGCATACATCTAAACATGTTCCTATTCCATCGCAATAAACTTCTTTTTCTTTATTAACCTTAACCTTTTTAGTTTCTGGGTCTGGAATTAGAATATTTTCTTCACATGCTTTAACACATAGCCCGCATTCTTCATAACCAAGACACTTATCTTGGTCGACTTCAATTCTATATCTCATTATTTTCATAAATACCACCAATTTAAATATCCAAATTTATCTAAGAAATAAAAGATTAAAGTTTTGATTTAGAAGTGAGAACCAATTACAACTTTTGCCCCCATCTTTTCAATCTCCCCCTTCATTTCTTCGACATACCTGCATTTTGGTTTAAGTGCATCCATGCAGGTTGCAAAGTGAACAACTTCCAATCCATGCTTTTCTATTAGTTGTTTTATTTGATTCAATCCTAATCTTCCTGGACATCCATCACATGTTATCATGGTTAAGAACTCAACATCCTCATAGTCCTTAAATGTGTCTTTCTTGTTTAATGCTGCTGTCACACAACCTACTGCAGGGCAAGTCTTTGCCGCACTGTCGCACCTTAAAATTGCAACTTTTGTCATTTTTTCACCATATTTATTTTTATTGACAAATAATATGCAGTATTTAATAATATAAAAAGATTTTTGACCATTTTAACTTAAAAAAATAGATAATAATTATTTTTTTGTTAAAGATTGAAGATATAATTTTTATGAAATAATAAAAGAATCGTAGGAATTTTTGAATGTAATTTTTAACCCATAACAAAAGTTAGGTTAAAATATAACGACTTTATCATAAATCTTTCCATCAATCTTTGAAATCTCTTCATAAAATTCAGATATTTCCTTTGCATCCCCTTCAACAACAAAAATCTCTACTTTCTTATTTTTACCACATGATGTTGTTATATAAGATTGATTTAATGATTTAACCACATCATTATATTTAAAATACAATTTACTCATCTTTTCCATCGACTCCTTTGTTGGAGTGTATACTACAATAATAATTCCGCTAATATTTCCATCCTTATCTAATGAATTACTCTCTAAGATGTGTTTTCTCACTGCATCCCTAATTAATTCACTCCTACTTGAGTATCCTTTCTTCTTAACTACATCATCTATTTCTTTTAAAAGAAATTTTGAAAATGATATACTGATTCTCTCAACGTTTACCATACTACCACTTCAAACTTTTCTTCTTTTTTACCAACTAGATTTATGTTAAATTTGTTAACAAGGGATTCTAAAACTTCAGAGGGTTTTTTATCTACAATAGACATCATAAATTTAAATTATTATGTTTTGTTGACATGGTTTTGCGTTAGAATTGATATAATTAACCTATTTCAAAATTTAAGGCAAATACAACATTTAAAACGGATATATAAATAAATTCCTAAAATTCACAAACAATTATAATTGAAATTATCCTAATAGGAACGACCATAATTTCTACTTTATCGTAAGACATAAGTATTATAATATACATTTAACACTGTTTAGATATTTATAATTTGCAATAAGATTTCCGAAAGATCATAAATTGGGAATTTTAAATAAAGAATATTATATCTTTAATTTTATTTGGATAATGCAAATAAATAAATGTAGTATTTTTGTGTAATTGAAAAATTATGGGGTAGAGTATGATGAAATGCAGTAAATGTGGAAGTAAGGCAATATATCATCAAAAATACTCTGGTCTATATTTATGCAAAGAGTGTTTTATAAAGGATGTTGAAAGAAAGGTGAGAAAATCTCTCGGCAAAAAAATCATAAAAAACAATATGAAAATAGGCGTTGGATTGAGTGGAGGAAAGGATAGTGTGGTTATGACATACATATTAAATAAATTCTTTGAAACAATCCCAAATTCAGAGATTGTCGTATTTTTTGTAGATGAGGGTATAAAGGGGTTTAGAGAAGTAGCGAGAAAATTTGTTATAGAATTTTGTGAAAGATACGACATAAAATACAAAATCATCCCACTTAAAGAAGAACTTGGGATTACCCTTGATGATATTGTGAAGATTGCAAGAGAAAAAAATATAACTTTAAATCCATGTTCCTTTTGTGGTGTAATGAGGAGGAAATTATTAAACAAATATGCATTAAAAGAGGGATGTAATTATTTAGCCATAGGGCACAACTTGGATGACATATCTCAGGCAATAATGATGAACTATATAGATGGATCTATAGAAAAACTTGTTAGATTGGGTAAAGATGCAGAGCATCCGCTTTTGGTGAAGAGGATAAGGCCCCTAAAATACATCCCGGAGGAAGAGGTTCAGTTGTATGCTGATTTAGTTGGATTAAAGTATCAAAAAGAACCTTGTCCTTACTCATCAATCTCATATAGGGCAGAAATAAGTGAGATTATTGACAAACTTGAAGACAGCCATCCAGGAACAAGGCATTCAATTGTAAGTGGCTTTGAAAAATTAATTAAGCACTTGGATATTAAAATGGAAGTAAAAACATGCAAGATTTGTGGAGAACCAAGTTCAGGAGATATCTGCAAGGTTTGCTTATGGATGGAGAAGTTGGGACTTAGAGTATAGTCGTTTGCATTATAAAAATAAAAAGGTGAATCTATGGATAAGATAGTGGTTACAATAGATGAGTTAAAAAAGATGATAAGGAATAATGAGGAAGATAAAATAGATGAAATAGATATTGTCACAGCAGCAACATGCGGTATAATGTCTGGAACAATGGCAATCTTTCACATCCCTATGAAAGACAAGTTTAGAAAAGCAGAGAAGGTATATTTAAATGGCATTAAGAGTTTCCCAGGACCATGTCCAAACGAATATCTTGGCAGTGTGGATGTGGTTGTTTTTGGAACAGAACATAGTGAGGATTATGGAGGAGGATTTTTGTTTAAGGATTTGGTGAGAGGGAAGGAAGTTGAGGTAAAGGTTGAATGTGATGGAAAAATATACACAAATGAAATAACTCTTGAGGAGATTCCAACTGCA contains the following coding sequences:
- the cobN gene encoding cobaltochelatase subunit CobN yields the protein MIKIGFVSTVDSDDLVFEEAYKEVKKYGIEFKILDYKCGEEEFKDFLEFIKDANIVFTKLMGGKSAFRYFDELKAFVDKYNIPFLPLPTLNEVHPDLDEATTVSEEVKLKVIKYLGYEGVENYKNLLLYLANKFGDKNIPYEEPKPMPWQGIYYKNKYFETLDDYLDYLKEIGKEINGKPIIGILFYRNWFIANNIDYLNDLIEIVEDKGAIPIAVFTSHLKNELGAIGTLGVFKKFFYKDGKPFIHALINTTMFTLSMGVKADILKDEPEFLKELNVPILQGIISTGFIENWEKSISGINPIDLVIGMAMPEFDGAIIHFPIGGKKKVKDGDVGVPIIKYKAIKDRAEKIVDLALKYADLKLKPNDEKKIAIIFHNYPPRNDKIASAFGLDSPESVLNILKELKKRGFVVDELYENGTELIKKMLNYATNDKRFLTEEVIKKAVGKVKKENYEKWFNSLSEKVKEELIKNWGAIPGEIMNFDNALIIPGIINGNIFISVQSPRGFGENPSAIYHSPDMPPTHYYIAFYKWVKEVFKADAVMHIGKHGSLEWLPGKGAGLSRNCYPDICMELPNIYPFIVNNPGEGTQAKRRAYATIISHLIPPMTTSDLYGDLVELEKNIDEYYETENKEKKEFLKKEILDKIKELKLDEDLMDGEVIDEEINEENFEKLLNRIHDYLEELKNRQINEGLHIMGIPLKGEKLVNMLFMIIRYQFNYLEKLAEVLGYNWDKLNENKGKNHKIIDKINEIGINLLKEYMEYNFDENKIDELKTIKLNSELKEILKTVSKIYRNLMRVNEEIENAVNALEGKYVPPKIAGAPTKDINCLPTGRNFYSCNPQEIPTKSAYEMGKRLSDDLINKYLEEEGKYPEYLGIIVWGSPTMRTKGDDIGEILYLLGVKPVWNKMGRVVGIEVIPLEELGRPRIDVTLRISGLFRDTFPQVVDLIDEAIRTVANLDEPDEMNYVKKHYKQEVEEKLKKGIDEKIARETSLYRIFGCKPGCYGAGVADLLTEKNWESLEDLAKVYVEWGGYVYGKDIYGIEAKEEFIKRLSKIELTVKNEDSQEWDIFEGDDFNSYHGGMIASVTYYSGKQPKSYIGDTSNPNKIKTKHLKEEGKQIFRTKIMNPKWIEGMKKHGYKGASDFSKYVDHMFQWDATSNIIDDWMYEKIAEKYVFDKEMEEFFKENNPYALLNITERLLEAIERGMWKTDEETKEKLRKKYLEIEGMIEEKL
- the dapF gene encoding diaminopimelate epimerase; this encodes MEFTKMHALGNDYIVINEFDGEVVKEEDKEEFSKKICRRGFSVGADGVIFIQKATSDEFDVRFRIFNSDGSEAEMCGNGIRCFSKYVYERVLKKNPLRVETKGGLRISEMEIENDEVKKIKVYMGTPKFKLKDIPMKIDGYDEDDGFINGEIELNNPYLKKVKLSVVNVGNPHAVIFVEDNGIDLDFARKHLDVIGKEIEYHKVFPERINVHFVEVLNDDEIKILTWERGAGYTTACGTGTTSSVIIANKLGKTKSKVLAHLDGGDLEIEIKEDGVYMIGDAVMVYDGKLLNIVW
- a CDS encoding PRC-barrel domain-containing protein, which codes for MKIPVRALFGRSIVGNLGSIIGTVEDIIIDEETGKVVSLNVEPSPQSPIPPSDENYTLIPFKIVNAIKDVVVIDESKINKKA
- the cobY gene encoding adenosylcobinamide-phosphate guanylyltransferase, with translation MDVLVMAGGKGTRMGYVEKPLVEINGKFMIDYIIETLTQSNIEKIFVAVSKNTPKTEQYLKEKYRDIVLIKTSGNGYVEDLNEAIKYFSSPFLVVSSDIPTIKPKTINNIINYYLNIRGINNKVEALCVMVKKDNYLGNPTMELDGYIPAGINIISPKYGEQIEEVMVVDEVLINVNTWEDKILAEKLLKQLSKYREICP
- the mch gene encoding methenyltetrahydromethanopterin cyclohydrolase; translation: MLSVNLKSFEIVKRMMENAEELNIEVKKLENGSTVLDCGVNVPGSWEAGKLFTKICLGGLAHVGISLSPCSCGGFNLPQVKIKTSHPAIATLGAQKAGWAIKVGKYFAMGSGPARALAKKPKETYEEIGYEDNAGVAVLCLEASALPNEEVAEHVANQCNLEPSNVYLLVAPTSSLVGSIQISGRVVENGTYKMLEVLDFDVKKVKYAAGIAPVAPIIGDDFAMMGATNDMVLYGGRTFYYIESDENDDIEALCKSLPSCTSNDYGKPFMEVFKAANYDFYKIDKGMFAPAVVTINDMRTGKVYTYGEINVEVLKKSLKITELKKE